Proteins encoded together in one Variovorax paradoxus window:
- a CDS encoding RluA family pseudouridine synthase has protein sequence MPDTAPLIDLVHEDAHLLVLNKPAGLLCVPGRGEDKQDCLSARATQRWPDALIVHRLDMATSGLVLMARGAAMQRALGDAFANRTVHKRYEAIVDGAMPVRDEWSVIDAPLIADWPRRPLQKVDPAGKPSLTRWRALSSSVSNRGSGAATHVLLEPLTGRSHQLRVHLLSIGHPILGDALYGNAHVQARAPRLLLHASELGFVHPATQQMLNFESAPAFSLSTARP, from the coding sequence ATGCCCGACACCGCTCCCCTTATCGACCTCGTCCACGAAGACGCCCACCTGCTGGTGTTGAACAAGCCCGCCGGGCTGCTTTGTGTGCCCGGGCGCGGTGAAGACAAGCAGGACTGCCTGAGCGCGCGCGCCACGCAGCGGTGGCCTGACGCGCTGATCGTCCACCGGCTCGACATGGCAACCAGCGGGCTCGTGCTGATGGCGCGCGGCGCCGCCATGCAGCGTGCGCTCGGCGATGCGTTTGCCAACCGCACGGTGCACAAGCGCTATGAAGCCATCGTCGACGGCGCCATGCCGGTGCGCGATGAATGGTCGGTCATCGACGCGCCGCTGATCGCCGACTGGCCCAGGCGGCCGCTCCAGAAGGTGGACCCCGCGGGCAAGCCGAGCCTCACGCGCTGGCGGGCGCTTTCTTCATCGGTGTCGAATAGGGGAAGTGGTGCGGCCACGCACGTGTTGCTGGAACCGCTCACGGGCCGCTCGCATCAGCTGCGCGTGCATCTGCTGTCGATCGGGCATCCGATCCTGGGCGATGCGCTTTATGGCAATGCCCACGTGCAGGCGCGTGCGCCGCGCCTGCTGCTGCACGCAAGCGAACTGGGCTTTGTGCACCCCGCCACACAGCAAATGCTCAACTTTGAGAGTGCGCCGGCTTTTTCTCTTTCTACAGCCCGCCCTTGA
- a CDS encoding universal stress protein — translation MFNHILVPIDGSETSMLAVSKASGLALAFGSRITLIHVIDNYPFIGVGADYALGQNEYLAAATASANAALARGVAALAAEGLHSDQRVIDGHVVHEGIVDTAIAIAADLIVMGSHGRSGIEKLLLGSVTQRVLQDATMPVLVVKGGL, via the coding sequence ATGTTCAATCACATCCTGGTTCCGATCGACGGCTCCGAAACTTCCATGCTCGCGGTCAGCAAGGCCAGCGGCCTTGCGCTGGCGTTCGGAAGCCGCATCACGTTGATTCACGTGATCGACAACTATCCCTTCATCGGGGTCGGCGCGGACTACGCGCTGGGCCAGAACGAATACCTGGCCGCGGCCACCGCAAGCGCGAATGCGGCGCTCGCACGGGGCGTGGCTGCGCTGGCAGCCGAAGGCCTGCACAGCGACCAGCGCGTGATCGACGGCCATGTGGTGCACGAAGGCATCGTCGATACGGCCATTGCCATTGCGGCCGACCTGATCGTGATGGGCTCCCATGGCCGCAGCGGCATCGAAAAGCTGCTGCTCGGCAGCGTCACGCAGCGGGTGCTGCAAGACGCGACCATGCCCGTGCTGGTGGTCAAGGGCGGGCTGTAG
- a CDS encoding 2OG-Fe dioxygenase family protein yields the protein MTNAAFAPPFIQPAELLPALREQGYAVLSPLGVSDWLGVPLEQLEALHADWNDLPPDEYLKDGGRYRTRRHACFTVEGEAIAQVPHRAHWQPVEYNALHGGMQRWFAPMHETTVAQPVWQRLLQRLGEAASGMRGTAAQPWFVEAHQFRIDTAGGIGRPTPEGAHRDGVDLVAVALVGRSGIKGGETRVFEANGRRGERFTMTEPWTLLLLDDARVIHESTPIQPLEDGAAGWRDTLVVTCRAQGFQGD from the coding sequence GTGACCAACGCTGCATTCGCACCGCCGTTCATCCAGCCGGCAGAACTGCTGCCCGCGCTGCGCGAACAGGGCTATGCGGTGCTCAGCCCGCTAGGCGTGAGCGACTGGCTCGGCGTGCCGCTCGAACAACTCGAAGCTCTGCACGCCGACTGGAACGACCTTCCACCGGATGAATACCTGAAGGACGGCGGCCGCTACCGCACGCGGCGCCATGCGTGCTTTACCGTCGAAGGCGAGGCCATTGCGCAGGTGCCGCATCGTGCGCACTGGCAGCCGGTCGAATACAACGCGCTGCACGGCGGCATGCAGCGCTGGTTTGCGCCCATGCACGAGACCACGGTGGCGCAGCCGGTGTGGCAGCGCCTGCTGCAGCGGCTGGGCGAAGCGGCAAGCGGCATGCGCGGTACCGCGGCGCAACCGTGGTTTGTCGAGGCGCACCAGTTCCGCATCGACACCGCAGGCGGCATCGGCCGGCCCACGCCCGAAGGCGCGCACCGCGATGGTGTCGACCTGGTGGCGGTGGCGCTGGTCGGGCGCAGCGGCATCAAGGGCGGCGAAACGCGTGTGTTCGAAGCCAACGGGAGGCGCGGCGAGCGGTTCACCATGACCGAGCCGTGGACGCTGCTGCTGCTCGACGACGCGCGTGTGATCCACGAATCCACACCCATCCAGCCGCTCGAAGACGGGGCAGCCGGCTGGCGCGACACCCTGGTCGTCACCTGCCGCGCTCAGGGTTTCCAGGGGGATTGA
- a CDS encoding DUF427 domain-containing protein, which yields MKATWNGVTIAESDDTVLVEGNHYFPMSSLNRDHVTFSNHKTTCPWKGTASYYSLLVNGELHTDAAWYYADPKPEAEEIRDRVAFWKDVKVTAS from the coding sequence ATGAAAGCAACCTGGAACGGCGTCACCATCGCCGAAAGCGACGACACAGTGCTCGTCGAAGGTAACCACTATTTCCCGATGAGCTCGCTCAACCGCGATCACGTCACCTTCAGCAACCACAAGACCACCTGCCCCTGGAAGGGCACCGCCAGCTACTACTCCCTGCTGGTCAACGGCGAACTCCACACGGACGCCGCCTGGTACTACGCAGACCCCAAGCCTGAGGCCGAAGAGATCCGTGACCGCGTCGCGTTCTGGAAGGACGTGAAGGTCACCGCATCGTGA